The genomic segment TTCGGCTTGATTACGAACGCGCAGTAGCCCTGCCGGGGGTTGAGATTGAAGTAGTTGAGGTGGTATTCCTCGGCCGAATAGAACTTCTTGAACTCGGTGATCTCGGTGACGATCGGCGCGCGGAAGGCGCCGGATTCGTCTAGCTTCTTCTTGTATTCTTCGGCGAGTTGCTTCTGTTCGTCATCGTGATAGAAGATCGACGAGCGGTATTGCGTGCCGACGTCGTTGCCTTGGCGGTTTTTGGTCGTCGGATCGTGCGACTTCCAGAACACTTCCAGCAACTCCTTGAACGTAATCACTTCCGGATCGAAGCCGATTTGCACCACTTCGGCGTGACCGGTCGTGCCTGCACAGACCGCTTCGTAAGTCGGCTCGTCGACCTCGCCGCCGCTATAACCGGACGTCACGGTCTGCACGCCTTCCAACTGCTGGAAGACCGCTTCCGTACACCAGAAACAGCCGGAACCGAACGTCGCCAGCGACAGGTTCTCGGCGGACTTTGCCTCTTGGACGGGTTTCGCGGCCGGTTCCTCGCTCATCGCATCCTCTCCTCGAAAAATCAACGCGCCCGCGGCCACCAGAATCGCCATCGCGGCGGTCGCAAATAATCGGTAACGCTTGGGCATGGGCTTCATTCCTCGGTGATATCGCAGTTTTTGGATGCGCGTCCCGAGTAGAGGTTACGGCGGACAGGCGAAATCGGCAAGCTGAACGGGGTTCGCCACCGCCGGAGGGTACATCCGGTCGATCAAGGGTGATATCCTAATGGTCTGTGCCGAACGAGGAGCCCGCATTGCCGTCCGAACAAACCATCGCTGCGACCCAGGTCGAGGTGACGGCCCATAGCCGGCTGCATTTTGGATTGTTCTCGTTCGGACCGCGCGAAGGCCGCTCGCAGTTTGGCGGCGTCGGAGCGATGATCGATCGGCCGCGGCTGCAACTACGGCTGGCTTTGGCCGACGACTGGTCCGCCTCGGGACCGAACAGCGACCGCGCGCTCGCCTTCGCCCAGGAGGCCGTCGCAGGCCTGCAACTGGCGGACGATTTGCGTTGCCGCATCACGGTGCTCGAAGCGCCGGCCGCGCACGTCGGGCTGGGTTCCGGCACGCAACTCGCCTTGGCCGTCGCGAACGGGCTCTGCCGCCTAGTACGTCGACCGATCACGCGACTCGAAGAGTTGGCCACGGTGATGGGACGCGCGCGCCGCTCGTCCGTCGGCATGCACGGGTTCTTCCGCGGCGGGATGATCGTCGACGCCGGCAAGCGCCCGCAAGACGTGGTGTCGCCGCTGTTGGCGCGAATCGACCTGCCGGCGCCGTGGCGATTCGTGCTCCTGTTCTCGCCCAACGAACAGGGCTTGTTCGGCGACGCGGAAGAACAAGCCTTCGCCGAGTTGCCCCCGGTCGATGCGCCCACGGCGACAGGCCTGCGCCACCTGGCCCTCGAAGAACTCATGGCCTCCGCGGCGAACATGCGTTACGCCGAGTTCGGCGAAGCCCTCTACCGCTACGGCCGGCAAGCGGGACTTTGCTACGCGGCCCAACAAGGCGGGCCGTACGCTTCGCCGCGTTTGGAACGCTTGGTCGAAGCCGTGCGAGAACTCGGCGCGCCAGGCGTTACGCAAAGCTCCTGGGGGCCAACACTCTGTGTGGCCATGTCGAGCCAGACGGCCGCGGAGGAGTTCGTGCGGAGATTCGAGGCGCTGCCCGAGGCGCACGGCATGAGCACCTTAATCACGGCCGCAGCCAATCAAGGGGCGCGGGTAAGCGTGTTGTCCGACAGTTCGATGTGAGGACCCGATGCACGACCCTCGCGTCTACTACGCCGCGGAACGCACCTTCCTCGCCTGGATTCGCACCGGCCTGGCGATGATGGGCTTCGGCTTCGTCGTCGCTCGCTTCGGCTTGCTCCTGCGGGAACTGGCGAACGCCGAGCGAGAAGTCTCGTCGACGGGGCTCTCGCTCTGGTTCGGCACGGCGTTAATTCTCGGCGGCGTCGGCGTGCTGGCGTCCGCCGTCTCCCTGTATTGCCGCGACATCGGTCGCATTCGCCGCGGCGAGATCCTCCCGGCGAAGCTGAATCTGCTTGCTGTTGGACTGGGTGTCGGCCTGGCGCTGCTGGGACTGGCAATGGCCGCGTATTTGGCTTGGTGGATGCGGGGCTAGCGAATGCGGCGTCCTGTTTGTGTTGACGACGATTGCCGCGTAACATAGCCGTGCCGTGCTCATCGACCGCAATGTTCTCTTCTCCCACGCCACTTCCCATGGAATCGATCGTCCTCACCGACGTTTGTAAGTGCGTGCATACGCCTGAGCTGCGGCTGGGCGAGGCAGAGTTGCCAGCCAAGGCGCGCGGGTGCCGCGTGGTGAAACACACCATGCATGGCGGGCTGAGCGATGGCGTTGAGACGGTCGAGATCGACAATGGCCGCCTGTCGGTGGTCGTGTTGCCCACGCGCGGCATGGGCATCTGGGCGATGTGGCTGGGCGATCTGCGGATCGGTTGGCATTCGCCGGTGCGCGGGCCGGTGCATCCGAAGTTCGTGCCGCTCGCGGAACCTTCGGGCGTGGGTTGGCTCGACGGCTTCGACGAATTGCTCTGCCGCTGCGGCCTGGTGAGCAACGGCGCGCCGGAGTTCGACGAGCGCGGGCAACTCCGGTACGGCCTTCACGGGCGAATCGCCAATCTGCCGGCGCGCAAGGTGGAGCTGAACATCGCCGAGGACACCGGCGAGATCACGCTGATCGGCATCGTCGAAGAGACGCGGTTTCTGTTCCATCAACTGCGGATGAAAACCACGATCACGCTGGCGCCCGGCGAGAATCGCATGCGCGTCGTCGATGAAGTGACCAACTTCTCCGCGCAGCCGGGAAGTATGGAACTGTTGTATCACATCAACATCGGCCGGCCGCTGCTGGAGCCCGGCGCCACGTTCGTTGCACCAGTTAGGGACATGTCTCCCCGCAACGCGCGAGCGGCGGAAGGGATCGGCAACTGGCAGCGCTACGGCGAACCGACGCCCGGTTTCGTCGAGCAGGTGTATCTCTGCGAGCTCGCCGCGGCCAATGACCAGCGGACCAGCGTGCTGCTCAAAAACGCGACTGGGACGGCGGGTTTCGGGATGCGCTTTCGACGCGATCAACTCCCCTGCTTCACGCTCTGGAAAAACACCGGCGCGGAGAGCGACGGCTATGTCACCGGGCTGGAACCGGGCGTGAATTTCCCGAACCCTCGGTCCTTCGAAGAAAAGCACGGCCGCGTGCGCAAGCTGGCGCCGGGCGAAACGGCGCGATTCGCGCTGGAACTGGCGGGCTACGATACGTCGGACGAGGTCAACGCGGCAGAAAAGGCGGTGCGTGGCGTTGTCGCCGACTTGAATACGACAATCCATGCAGTTCCGGATGCAACTTGGTGCGCATGAGGCAAGGAGCACACTTTGAACCTTCATTTCGTTCAAGCAGCTTGGAATTCGGCAATTCGCTGCGCCTGCGCGGCAGTGCTGCTAGCGCTGGTTGCTACGAATGCAGCGCGTGCCCAGGACGCCGCCGTGGAGGAACTGCCGCCGGCGTTGACCCATTACCAGGGCCGGGAAATCGCGCAGACGATGCACTACCTCGGCGCCGATTGGCTAACTCGCGAATCCCGGCAGCGCGAAGAGGACTGCGACCGAATGTTGGCGGCGCTCAAGCTGCAGCCCGGACAAAACGTCTGCGATTTAGGCTGCGGCAATGGCTTCTACACGCTGCCCATGGCTGCGCTGGTCGGTGAAATGGGGCGCGTGTTCGCCGTCGATATTCAGCAAGAGATGCTGCACCTATTGGATGAGCGAGCCAAAGACGCCGGGCACGCGAACATCGAGCCGGTGCTCGGTTCGCCGATCGATCCGAGATTGCCCGAAGGAAAGCTCGACGTGATTCTGCTCGTCGACGTCTATCACGAGATGTCGCACCCCGAGCAGATGCTCCAGGCGATGCGCCGTGCGCTTCAACCCAAAGGCAGGTTGGTGCTCGTGGAATTCCGTTTGGAAGACCCCGAAGTGCCGATCAAGGTGCTGCACAAGATGAGCAAGGAACAGATCAAGAAAGAGCTCGTGCCACACGGTTTTCGGCTGGTCGAGGAATACGATGACCTGCCGTGGCAACACATGATGTTCTTCGAGCCGGACGCGAAGGAAGGCACGAAGAATCGCGACACCAGCCCGTAGCGCAAGCGAGGGAGAGGGGACGTGGTTTACCGTTTCGAATGAAACTCTCAGTTGCTCCGTTGATGCGCAACTGAGTGTTTCATCCCAAACTGTATGGCAGAATCCTCTCTCCCTCGCTTGCGCTACGGGCTGGTGTTTGAGGCCTTGAGAAGCGCCGTCTTGGCGAGCGCCGGGTCGTCGGTGATGATGCCGTCGACGCCGCAGCGCACCGCATGATCGTGATCGGCTTGCGTGTGCGCGGAGTAGACGAAGTTCTTCGAGTGCATCGCCACCGTTTGTTGCACGAGCTCCGGCGACAGATAGTCGAAGTGCCACACAAACGCCTCGACCGGCTGGCCGTTCGCGTAGCGGCCGAGGCGATCGGTCACCGGATCGATCGGTCGATGCGCGGTGAGCAACCCGCATTCCACGTCGACGGCCTGCCGCACTTCTTGGACGGCGGTGTGCCAGAACGAACTGACGAGAATCTTGTGCGTCGTGCGATAGCGCTTCAGGAGCGGTATCAACGCCGGCAGCACCGCGGGATCCTTGATCTCCAGGTTCCAGAGAATGCCCG from the Planctomycetia bacterium genome contains:
- the msrA gene encoding peptide-methionine (S)-S-oxide reductase MsrA, which encodes MSEEPAAKPVQEAKSAENLSLATFGSGCFWCTEAVFQQLEGVQTVTSGYSGGEVDEPTYEAVCAGTTGHAEVVQIGFDPEVITFKELLEVFWKSHDPTTKNRQGNDVGTQYRSSIFYHDDEQKQLAEEYKKKLDESGAFRAPIVTEITEFKKFYSAEEYHLNYFNLNPRQGYCAFVIKPKVDKVREVFADKIKKDSE
- a CDS encoding DUF202 domain-containing protein; the encoded protein is MHDPRVYYAAERTFLAWIRTGLAMMGFGFVVARFGLLLRELANAEREVSSTGLSLWFGTALILGGVGVLASAVSLYCRDIGRIRRGEILPAKLNLLAVGLGVGLALLGLAMAAYLAWWMRG
- a CDS encoding beta-RFAP synthase, yielding MPSEQTIAATQVEVTAHSRLHFGLFSFGPREGRSQFGGVGAMIDRPRLQLRLALADDWSASGPNSDRALAFAQEAVAGLQLADDLRCRITVLEAPAAHVGLGSGTQLALAVANGLCRLVRRPITRLEELATVMGRARRSSVGMHGFFRGGMIVDAGKRPQDVVSPLLARIDLPAPWRFVLLFSPNEQGLFGDAEEQAFAELPPVDAPTATGLRHLALEELMASAANMRYAEFGEALYRYGRQAGLCYAAQQGGPYASPRLERLVEAVRELGAPGVTQSSWGPTLCVAMSSQTAAEEFVRRFEALPEAHGMSTLITAAANQGARVSVLSDSSM
- a CDS encoding aldose 1-epimerase family protein; this translates as MESIVLTDVCKCVHTPELRLGEAELPAKARGCRVVKHTMHGGLSDGVETVEIDNGRLSVVVLPTRGMGIWAMWLGDLRIGWHSPVRGPVHPKFVPLAEPSGVGWLDGFDELLCRCGLVSNGAPEFDERGQLRYGLHGRIANLPARKVELNIAEDTGEITLIGIVEETRFLFHQLRMKTTITLAPGENRMRVVDEVTNFSAQPGSMELLYHINIGRPLLEPGATFVAPVRDMSPRNARAAEGIGNWQRYGEPTPGFVEQVYLCELAAANDQRTSVLLKNATGTAGFGMRFRRDQLPCFTLWKNTGAESDGYVTGLEPGVNFPNPRSFEEKHGRVRKLAPGETARFALELAGYDTSDEVNAAEKAVRGVVADLNTTIHAVPDATWCA
- a CDS encoding glycerophosphodiester phosphodiesterase encodes the protein MLILAHRGYHRDLPENTLAAFDAAVKLGVDGIETDLRWSADGQIVLYHDRLAPDRREVGAHTVAELSKLAGYDTPVMTQALDAQPGILWNLEIKDPAVLPALIPLLKRYRTTHKILVSSFWHTAVQEVRQAVDVECGLLTAHRPIDPVTDRLGRYANGQPVEAFVWHFDYLSPELVQQTVAMHSKNFVYSAHTQADHDHAVRCGVDGIITDDPALAKTALLKASNTSP
- a CDS encoding methyltransferase domain-containing protein; translated protein: MNLHFVQAAWNSAIRCACAAVLLALVATNAARAQDAAVEELPPALTHYQGREIAQTMHYLGADWLTRESRQREEDCDRMLAALKLQPGQNVCDLGCGNGFYTLPMAALVGEMGRVFAVDIQQEMLHLLDERAKDAGHANIEPVLGSPIDPRLPEGKLDVILLVDVYHEMSHPEQMLQAMRRALQPKGRLVLVEFRLEDPEVPIKVLHKMSKEQIKKELVPHGFRLVEEYDDLPWQHMMFFEPDAKEGTKNRDTSP